The Clostridia bacterium genome segment CCAAATATATACAAATGACTATTCATACTGTAATTTATGATTAGTTAAGATGCAAATATGTATAACATTTTATTTTTGTGTCCATAATCAAAACATCTAATTAAATATTTTTGGAGTGTTATTATGGAATGGACAGTAGAAGAAACCAAAAGGTTGTTTGATTTGTGCGAACAGGCGAGAAAAGAGGGCAAGGGATTAAAGAATGCATTTGAAACAATAGCAAAAGAGGTTGGCAGAAAACCCAACAGTGTTAGAAATTATTATTACGCGCATCTAAAAACTCTTAATCTTATGCCCGAGATGTCAAAAAAACTAGGGATTAAGGTTTTGCCTGCAAAAACAACTTCATTCAAAACCTTTTCTGAAGAAGAAATTATTGATTTGGTAAGGTCTATTTTGATTGAACAGGGCAAGGGCAAGAGCGTAAGAAGCATAACCACCGAAATGGCTAAGGGCGATAAGAGTTTGATGCTCAGACTCCAAAACAAATACCGAAGCGTTGTCTTCCGTCAGAGAAAAAAGACAGAAAACATCATGCGTGCTTTGAGAGCAGAAAAAATAACTTTTTA includes the following:
- a CDS encoding SANT/Myb-like DNA-binding domain-containing protein: MEWTVEETKRLFDLCEQARKEGKGLKNAFETIAKEVGRKPNSVRNYYYAHLKTLNLMPEMSKKLGIKVLPAKTTSFKTFSEEEIIDLVRSILIEQGKGKSVRSITTEMAKGDKSLMLRLQNKYRSVVFRQRKKTENIMRALRAEKITFYNPYTKSVVTEGVEEPMDDYALFSNLKTITASLEDEQVKDLFKGLARLVQMATSGGGTVDQKIDVKVLELKKKELENERLLEENKTLKNMIEKMRMELTERKLDSNLEQLREVNKMFLTKADNDKIKSLGEYVSELGKILARTK